Part of the Pseudobdellovibrionaceae bacterium genome is shown below.
CCCCAATAATCCACACTTAGCCTCTTGGTCTATCGACAACATTTTAAACCCTACAAAGACCCAACGATATCACCCTTATGTCCAATTTGCCGCGCATTCCACAATTGCTCAGGACCAGGCAACAAAAATTCTATCGCTTATTCGAGAAAAACCAAATAGTCAAAAGTCAGCCTATTTGCTATGGATCTTAAAAAAACAACCTTCTTTAGAACTATCTCCAGACGACAAAAAACTCATTGAAGGCGAAATATCCGTTTATGAGTGTCGCCAGACCGACATAGGATCCTATCATTGTGGTAGCCGCTAGGTGAAAACAGACAATACTCAGATACCATTAAATGGATAGGTACGATATCGCAACGCTTAGCTTTGTCGGAACAACTTTTTCAGACCACCCTGTTCGATTGGCCAATCGCCTTAATAATCTTGCCTGAAGAACCCTATTCCTTCGCCTCGAATTAATCAAAAACACTGACCCTCTCAGGGGGTCTTGTCGTGTCAAAGTTCAATTCTCAAACCTTCTCAACTCACGGAAGCCAGGATATTGACAACACTCGGATACCATTAAATGGATAGGTACGATATCGCAACACTTTAGCTTTGTCGGAACAACTTTTTCAGACCACCCTGTTCGATTGGCCAATCGCCTTAATAATCTTGCTTGAAGAACCCTATTCCTTCGCCTCGAATTAATCGAAAACACTGACCCTCTCAGGGGGTCTTGTCGTGTCAAAGTTCAATTCTCAACCACGGAAGCCAGGATAGCGAAAAATCTTTATGTCATCCGGGCAAGTCTGCAAGAAAAAACTATTCTCCGCCCCTTCGATGGCTTAATTCAGAAAAGCTAAATAAAACGGCAAATCCTCCCCCTCCCTCGGATCGCCTATGCGCATCATCAAAGAAGTATTTTACCGCCCATATTTTGACTTTTCATCTCTCTTAAAATAAACTCGCGTCACACTTTGCGAGTTTTTAAATGTTACTATACTGAGGGACACAATGATTATCGAAAATTTAAGCGACCATCAGCTGCATCAGAATTTGTTAGCTCTTAAATCAAAAGAATCTCGCATTGTTGCCAGCATTATTTCTCATCTTGAAGAAGTTTATCGGCGCCGATTATTTGCCCACTACAAATGCACTTCTATATATGATTACTGTATTCGCAATTTGGGTTATTCAAATGGCGACGCCCATAAAAAGATCAGTGCTTGTAAGCTGGCCTCGCATTGTCAGGGAATCAAAGAGGCCATTGCTTGTGGTGAGCTTAGCCTGTCAAATGCTGCCGCAGTCCAAGTGTTCTTGAATAAAAGTGCAAAACTTCAGAGTACCGGTGAAAAACTATGTCCGAAGAAGATGGACACAAGTTCTGCAGAAGTCGACACAAATACACTTTTGGGTTCGGACACTAATACAGGGTCAAATACAGGGTCAAATACAGGTATAGGTACAGGTATAGGTACAGGTATAGGCACAGGTATAGGCACAGGTACAAAATTAGGATTAGGTTCGGATTCTGGCACAAATGCAAAAACAAATTCAAATGCAAATACGAATTCAAATACATGTAGTAATTCGAGTGCAGATGGCTGTCCGCCGACAGCAAGAAATCCAATGCCGACGCATCCCCAATTTCCATCTGGGACACTTAACCCTAAGGCCATCATCGATCGAGTCAAAAACAAAAGCACAAGAGAGTGTGAGATAGAGCTCGAAAAGATTGCCAGAGAAAATGCCTTGAAATTGCCGGAAACAAAATCCAGCGCACGAAGGTATGGCGACAAAACGATGCTTAAGATTTTTATAGATAGTGAAAAACTCTATCTACTCAAATCGCGATTAAACATGGACTCCGAACAAGAATTATTGCAGCTCCTTGTTGAAGAAAAACTCAAAGCTACAGAGCCCGACACCGCGACAAAACTGAAGGCGAGAGCAATGCCAAGTCGTAACGCTCGCAGCATTAGCCCAGGAAAACGAGCCATTGTGATCAAAAAAGCCCAAAACCAATGTGAAAATTGCGGATCGAAACAAAATTTACAGATTGATCATAAATTAAGTGTGGCTCAGGGCGGAAGTAACCACATTGAAAACCTAAGGCTCTTATGCCGCTCGTGTAATCAGCGGGCGGCCATTGAGCAATTTGGATTCAAATTTATGGACAAATTTATTAACAAAAAACTCACCCTCTCAGAAGGTCATGTCGTGTCATAGGTGGATGCTTGCTTCACTACGGAGATTCAATAGCGTACAGGAGTAACGGCCCCACATCATTTGAAATACACTATTTTTTATTCTTAAATTGGCGAAATGAATTGGCCGTGCTTATTTCGCATTGTTGTAATTAATGAACCTGGCGGGATACCTTTTGACTCATTGAAGGCGAAATATCCGTTTATGAGTGTCGCCAGGCCGACATCGGATCCTATAATTGTGGTAGCCTCTAGCCAAAAACTGACACCACTCAGGTACCATTAGATGGATAGGCATACATTTGAACCCCGGTGACGGTGCCATTTTGAAAGTTGCAAGTGCCGTTAGCCAGATAGTCGCCATGCCCCTGATAAACGCCAAAGTTAGGTGAATAAATGCATGCCTCGTTGCTTTCGCAAAGGCCATCGTCGTCTCCCACACCATCAAAGAAGATC
Proteins encoded:
- a CDS encoding HNH endonuclease, whose protein sequence is MIIENLSDHQLHQNLLALKSKESRIVASIISHLEEVYRRRLFAHYKCTSIYDYCIRNLGYSNGDAHKKISACKLASHCQGIKEAIACGELSLSNAAAVQVFLNKSAKLQSTGEKLCPKKMDTSSAEVDTNTLLGSDTNTGSNTGSNTGIGTGIGTGIGTGIGTGTKLGLGSDSGTNAKTNSNANTNSNTCSNSSADGCPPTARNPMPTHPQFPSGTLNPKAIIDRVKNKSTRECEIELEKIARENALKLPETKSSARRYGDKTMLKIFIDSEKLYLLKSRLNMDSEQELLQLLVEEKLKATEPDTATKLKARAMPSRNARSISPGKRAIVIKKAQNQCENCGSKQNLQIDHKLSVAQGGSNHIENLRLLCRSCNQRAAIEQFGFKFMDKFINKKLTLSEGHVVS